Proteins from one Pseudomonadota bacterium genomic window:
- the truA gene encoding tRNA pseudouridine(38-40) synthase TruA, giving the protein MPRYRLTLEYDGSQLVGWQRQTNGPSVQQHLEEAIQKFCGQTVLAHAAGRTDAGVHALGQVAHIDLVGEMATDTLREAVNYHLKPQPIAILEAVAAGPSFHARFSATLRAYRYRIVNRRAPLTLERGRAWLVTRPLDTVAMHEAAQGLVGRHDFTSFRAGQCQAKSPVKTLDRLEVERAGEEVAIVAEARSFLHHQVRNMVGSLRLVGEGKWTAHDLAKALAARDRAAAGATAPPDGLYLTRVEYGVALAADAGGEAVDQDA; this is encoded by the coding sequence ATGCCCCGCTACCGGCTCACCCTGGAATATGACGGTAGCCAGCTCGTCGGCTGGCAGCGCCAGACCAACGGACCGTCGGTGCAGCAGCACCTCGAAGAAGCGATCCAGAAATTCTGCGGCCAGACCGTGCTGGCCCACGCCGCCGGCCGCACCGATGCCGGCGTGCACGCCTTGGGTCAGGTGGCCCATATCGATCTCGTCGGCGAGATGGCGACCGATACCTTGCGCGAGGCGGTCAACTATCACCTGAAGCCGCAGCCGATCGCGATCCTGGAAGCGGTCGCGGCCGGCCCCTCTTTCCATGCGCGCTTCTCCGCGACCTTGAGAGCCTATCGCTATCGCATCGTCAACCGGCGCGCACCCTTGACCCTGGAGCGCGGTCGCGCCTGGCTCGTCACCCGCCCGCTCGATACGGTGGCCATGCACGAGGCGGCACAGGGTCTCGTCGGCCGCCACGACTTCACCAGCTTCCGCGCCGGACAGTGCCAGGCGAAGTCGCCGGTGAAGACCTTGGACCGGCTCGAGGTCGAAAGGGCGGGCGAAGAGGTGGCGATCGTCGCCGAGGCCCGCTCGTTCCTGCACCATCAGGTGCGCAACATGGTCGGCAGCCTGCGCCTGGTGGGCGAGGGCAAATGGACCGCGCATGATCTGGCGAAGGCGCTCGCCGCCCGCGACCGTGCCGCCGCCGGGGCCACGGCGCCGCCGGATGGTCTCTATCTCACCCGGGTCGAATACGGGGTGGCGCTAGCCGCGGATGCTGGCGGCGAGGCCGTTGACCAGGACGCCTAG
- the dapD gene encoding 2,3,4,5-tetrahydropyridine-2,6-dicarboxylate N-succinyltransferase, whose translation MTAELAAAIDAAWETRDKLGPSAGAVREAVEAALDGLDAGRLRVAEKTDKGWQVHQYLKKAVLLSFRLYENALVQGGPGDSTPWFDKVPSKFAGWGENRFKSAGFRAVPNCIVRRSAFIAPGVVLMPSFVNVGAYVDKGTMVDTWATVGSCAQIGRNCHLSGGAGIGGVLEPLQANPVIIEDNCFIGARSEVVEGVIVETGSVLSMGVYLSATTKIVDRSTGEVFMGRVPAYSVVVPGSLPGKPLPGGAPGPSLYCAVIVKRVDEQTRAKTSINELLRD comes from the coding sequence ATGACCGCCGAGCTCGCCGCCGCCATCGATGCTGCCTGGGAGACCCGCGACAAGCTCGGGCCTTCGGCCGGCGCCGTGCGGGAGGCCGTCGAGGCGGCCTTGGATGGGCTCGACGCCGGGCGGCTCCGGGTGGCCGAGAAGACCGACAAGGGCTGGCAGGTGCATCAATACCTGAAGAAGGCCGTGCTGCTCTCGTTCCGGCTCTACGAGAATGCGCTGGTACAAGGCGGTCCGGGCGACAGCACGCCCTGGTTCGACAAGGTGCCTTCGAAGTTCGCCGGCTGGGGCGAGAACCGATTCAAGAGTGCGGGATTCCGCGCGGTGCCGAATTGCATCGTCCGCCGCTCGGCCTTCATCGCCCCGGGCGTGGTGCTGATGCCGAGCTTCGTCAATGTCGGCGCCTATGTCGACAAGGGCACCATGGTCGACACCTGGGCCACGGTCGGCTCCTGCGCGCAGATCGGCCGGAACTGCCACCTCTCCGGCGGTGCCGGCATCGGCGGCGTGCTCGAGCCCTTGCAGGCCAATCCGGTGATCATCGAGGACAATTGCTTCATCGGCGCGCGCAGCGAGGTGGTGGAAGGTGTCATCGTCGAGACCGGCTCGGTCTTGTCGATGGGCGTCTATTTGAGCGCCACCACCAAGATCGTCGACCGCTCCACCGGCGAGGTCTTCATGGGCCGCGTGCCCGCCTACTCGGTCGTGGTGCCGGGCAGCCTGCCGGGCAAGCCGCTTCCGGGTGGCGCGCCGGGGCCGTCGCTCTATTGCGCCGTCATCGTCAAGCGCGTGGACGAGCAGACGCGGGCGAAGACCTCGATCAACGAGCTCCTGCGCGACTGA
- a CDS encoding pyrimidine 5'-nucleotidase — MVPSSPSLPHVEAWIFDLDNTLYPSSSRLFDQVSRRITLFLMSLFQIDEAGARERQRALFRRHGTTLRGLMLEHGVEPSEFLDFVHDIDVAVMAPAPLLDQALANLGGRKLVFTNGSVPHAERILERLGIGRHFEAIHDIVASDYVPKPDPAPYLALIERHGIEAERTAMVEDMAINLKPAHALGMTTVWVKTEHDWAAPGEDAGHIHYRTDDLPAWLEGVASYR, encoded by the coding sequence ATGGTGCCATCGTCCCCATCCCTGCCGCATGTGGAAGCCTGGATCTTCGATCTCGACAATACCCTCTATCCCTCGAGCTCGCGCCTCTTCGACCAGGTCTCGCGGCGCATCACGCTCTTTCTCATGTCGCTGTTTCAGATCGACGAGGCCGGGGCGCGGGAGCGCCAGCGCGCGCTCTTCCGCCGGCATGGCACAACCTTGAGGGGTCTCATGCTCGAGCATGGGGTCGAACCCTCCGAGTTCCTCGACTTCGTACACGACATCGATGTGGCCGTGATGGCGCCGGCGCCGCTCCTGGATCAGGCGCTGGCCAACCTCGGCGGCCGCAAGCTGGTCTTCACCAACGGCTCGGTTCCCCATGCCGAGCGCATCCTGGAGCGCCTCGGCATCGGCCGGCATTTCGAAGCGATCCACGACATCGTCGCCTCCGACTATGTGCCGAAGCCGGATCCCGCACCCTACCTTGCGTTGATCGAGCGCCATGGCATCGAGGCCGAGCGGACGGCGATGGTCGAGGACATGGCGATCAACTTGAAGCCGGCGCACGCTCTCGGCATGACCACCGTGTGGGTGAAGACCGAGCATGACTGGGCGGCACCGGGCGAGGATGCCGGGCATATCCACTATAGGACCGACGACCTGCCGGCCTGGCTCGAGGGCGTCGCCTCATACCGTTGA
- a CDS encoding diguanylate cyclase encodes MSSALTKSQSEDAEVAAACRLLAAGGTLWLSPGPALIIAPGPTVRAANKAAAALVDALAAGGLPGLAELAQRTLAGEPQSERLQIQAGGEAMTVELVLARLGAGSDVLILGRDATLDQNLRNALVESRQRYKDLVEISSDFVWETGADGRFVFVSSKGALGYSADALVGSPPDSLALDSRSAGRMPFTARSPVDSVEVWCRNADGGAVCLVASAAPLTDQAGEWRGARGVCRDVTAEREREAAFARSRNRQVLLARLVRTIRDEVEPQNMLGAAATTTARALGAAGCVVFRKSAEEFLPAASRGQVPPEPVVQAILASLADAAGVIAIETEASGRALATPTFYRQRRNGALLLWRASTDRPWDAEESDLLGDVAGQLGIAFEQIAAHEELTRLSSTDALTGLMNRRTFLLALEQRMAAAALSRTQATLAYVDLDNFKQVNDRRGHQAGDEALREVARLLRATVRPDDLLARLGGDEFALWLERSDEIAARAFGERLIAVGRGLLPLSADPERPLGLSVGMAVHAPGKGEALETLIARADATMYEVKRTGKGRCLIAPASAGGQPATPASENGR; translated from the coding sequence ATGTCGAGCGCATTGACGAAAAGCCAATCCGAGGATGCCGAAGTTGCCGCCGCCTGCCGCCTGCTGGCGGCCGGCGGCACGCTTTGGCTGAGCCCGGGACCGGCCCTCATCATCGCTCCAGGGCCGACGGTCCGCGCCGCCAACAAGGCGGCGGCCGCGCTGGTGGATGCGCTCGCGGCCGGGGGGCTCCCAGGCCTCGCCGAGCTGGCCCAGCGCACGCTGGCGGGCGAGCCGCAGAGCGAGCGCCTGCAGATCCAGGCTGGCGGCGAAGCGATGACGGTCGAGCTGGTGCTGGCCCGGCTCGGCGCCGGCAGCGACGTGCTGATCCTCGGCCGCGATGCCACGCTCGACCAGAACCTCCGTAACGCGCTGGTGGAGTCGCGCCAGCGCTACAAGGACCTGGTGGAGATCTCCAGCGACTTCGTCTGGGAGACCGGAGCCGACGGCCGCTTCGTCTTCGTCTCCTCGAAAGGCGCGCTCGGATATTCGGCCGACGCGCTCGTGGGAAGCCCGCCCGATTCTCTGGCGCTCGACAGCCGCAGCGCCGGGCGCATGCCGTTCACGGCGCGCAGCCCGGTCGACTCGGTGGAGGTCTGGTGCCGAAACGCCGATGGCGGTGCTGTCTGCCTCGTCGCCTCGGCCGCCCCGCTCACCGATCAGGCCGGGGAATGGCGCGGTGCGCGCGGCGTCTGCCGCGACGTGACAGCCGAGCGCGAGCGCGAGGCTGCCTTCGCCCGCTCGCGCAACCGCCAGGTGCTGCTCGCCCGCCTGGTGCGCACCATCCGCGACGAGGTGGAGCCGCAGAACATGCTGGGTGCCGCCGCCACCACGACCGCACGCGCGCTGGGGGCGGCGGGCTGCGTGGTGTTCCGCAAATCCGCCGAGGAGTTCCTGCCCGCCGCCAGCCGCGGCCAGGTGCCGCCGGAGCCCGTCGTTCAAGCCATTCTGGCCAGCCTCGCCGACGCCGCCGGCGTGATCGCGATCGAGACCGAGGCGAGCGGCCGCGCGCTGGCCACGCCGACCTTCTACCGCCAGCGGCGAAACGGCGCGCTCTTGCTTTGGCGGGCATCGACCGACCGGCCCTGGGATGCCGAGGAGAGCGATCTCCTGGGCGACGTGGCGGGTCAGCTCGGCATCGCCTTCGAGCAGATCGCCGCCCATGAGGAGCTGACCCGGCTGTCCTCGACCGATGCGCTGACCGGGCTCATGAACCGCCGCACCTTCCTCCTCGCCCTCGAGCAGCGGATGGCCGCGGCCGCGCTGTCGCGCACGCAAGCCACCCTCGCCTATGTCGATCTCGACAACTTCAAGCAGGTGAACGACCGGCGCGGCCACCAAGCCGGCGACGAGGCGCTCCGCGAAGTGGCGCGCCTGCTCAGGGCCACGGTCAGGCCCGATGACCTGCTCGCGCGCCTCGGCGGCGATGAGTTCGCGCTGTGGCTGGAGCGCTCCGACGAGATCGCGGCGCGCGCTTTCGGCGAGCGGCTCATCGCCGTCGGCCGCGGCCTGTTGCCGCTGTCGGCCGACCCGGAGCGCCCCCTCGGCCTATCGGTCGGCATGGCGGTGCATGCGCCGGGCAAGGGCGAGGCCCTGGAGACGCTCATTGCCCGGGCGGATGCGACGATGTACGAGGTAAAGCGCACCGGGAAAGGACGATGCCTGATCGCGCCCGCCAGTGCCGGCGGCCAGCCGGCGACGCCTGCCTCCGAGAACGGCCGATGA
- a CDS encoding DUF2336 domain-containing protein — protein sequence MTAPMDTPENVERAPKIGYEEAKRLARHDHPGVRRALAERADVRPELLYFLAEDTDLTVRRAVAQNAAAPRQADLVLASDHDEGVRFELASKIGQMPPTRSGGSKQQLKQLTLEVLDVLARDQMVRVRQILAEALKDIAAAPPSVINRLARDKSLTVAGPILEFSPVLTDTDLLAIIRGRPEAGALTAIAGRRQVSADVADAVASTFDVPAVSRLLSNASAQIREETLDRIIDRAPAVSEWHAPLVQRPQLSAQAVKRLVHFVADSLLKDLQARKDLSQETLSAVADIVHQRLEGTDADAAAGTSAPRPSAGEGRGGGGSQPLPKATPGVDQLKEGALDRERRRARELHAADQLTEASIAEELTTGNRPFVVAALALAASLPEPQVRQILSGHNAKAVVALTWKAGFTMALAYDLQIQLAGILPRAAFAPDDSGGYGMSPEELTWQLELFES from the coding sequence ATGACAGCGCCCATGGATACTCCGGAGAACGTCGAGCGCGCGCCCAAGATCGGCTATGAGGAGGCCAAGCGCCTCGCCCGCCATGACCATCCGGGGGTGCGTCGCGCCCTTGCCGAGCGGGCCGACGTTCGCCCGGAGCTGCTCTACTTCCTCGCCGAAGACACCGACTTGACCGTCCGCCGCGCGGTCGCGCAGAACGCCGCGGCACCGCGTCAGGCCGATCTGGTGCTGGCCAGCGATCATGATGAGGGGGTGCGCTTCGAGCTCGCGAGCAAGATCGGACAGATGCCGCCGACGCGCAGCGGCGGCAGCAAGCAGCAGCTGAAGCAGCTCACCCTCGAAGTCCTGGACGTGCTGGCGCGCGACCAGATGGTGCGCGTGCGCCAGATCCTGGCTGAGGCCCTCAAGGACATCGCGGCGGCACCGCCCTCCGTCATCAATCGGCTGGCACGCGACAAGTCGCTGACGGTTGCCGGACCGATCCTCGAATTCTCGCCGGTGCTGACCGACACCGACCTCCTGGCGATCATCAGGGGACGGCCGGAGGCGGGAGCGCTGACGGCGATCGCCGGCCGCCGGCAAGTCTCGGCCGATGTCGCCGATGCGGTGGCATCCACCTTTGACGTTCCGGCGGTTTCCCGGCTGCTCTCGAATGCCAGCGCCCAGATCCGCGAAGAGACGCTCGATCGCATCATCGATCGCGCCCCGGCGGTGAGCGAATGGCATGCCCCCCTGGTGCAGCGTCCGCAGCTTTCCGCCCAGGCGGTCAAGCGCCTGGTGCACTTCGTCGCCGACTCGCTCTTGAAAGATCTGCAAGCGCGCAAGGATCTGAGCCAGGAGACGCTGAGCGCGGTGGCCGATATCGTGCACCAGCGCCTGGAAGGGACTGACGCCGACGCGGCGGCCGGCACCTCGGCTCCACGACCTTCCGCGGGGGAGGGTCGGGGAGGGGGTGGTTCCCAGCCCCTCCCAAAGGCCACTCCCGGCGTCGATCAGCTCAAGGAAGGCGCCTTGGACCGGGAGCGCCGCCGCGCCCGCGAGCTGCACGCAGCCGACCAGCTGACCGAGGCCAGCATCGCCGAAGAGCTCACCACCGGCAATCGGCCCTTCGTGGTGGCCGCCCTGGCGCTCGCCGCCTCCCTGCCGGAACCGCAGGTGCGCCAGATCCTCTCCGGGCACAACGCCAAGGCGGTGGTGGCGCTTACCTGGAAGGCGGGCTTCACCATGGCGCTCGCCTATGATCTGCAGATCCAGCTCGCCGGCATTCTGCCGCGGGCGGCCTTCGCGCCGGACGACAGCGGCGGCTACGGCATGAGCCCCGAGGAGCTGACCTGGCAGCTCGAGCTGTTCGAAAGCTAA
- the argB gene encoding acetylglutamate kinase has product MSPAPMTSPDSPPQDELLAKAKVLSEALPFMRRFSGKTFVIKYGGHAMGDDTVARGFARDVVLLRQIGVNPIVVHGGGPQIGQMLERLKIKSEFIDGLRVTDRETVEIVEMVLSGAINKQIAAAIHDAGGLAIGLSGKDCRLIQARKLRRTKVDPDSNIEKILDLGFVGEPTEIDAEILRILAKSGIIPVIAPIGLGPKGETYNINADTVAGAVAGAVAATRLLLLTDVAGVLDKNKRLISELTLSEVKALIADGTISGGMIPKVETCVAAVERGVEGATILDGRVLHAQLLEIFTERGVGTIIRRG; this is encoded by the coding sequence ATGTCGCCCGCGCCAATGACCTCGCCCGATTCCCCCCCGCAAGACGAGCTGCTCGCCAAGGCCAAGGTGCTGTCCGAGGCGCTGCCCTTCATGCGGCGCTTTTCCGGCAAGACATTCGTTATCAAATATGGCGGCCACGCCATGGGCGACGACACGGTGGCGCGCGGCTTCGCCCGCGACGTCGTCTTGCTGCGGCAGATCGGCGTCAACCCCATCGTCGTGCATGGCGGGGGCCCGCAGATCGGCCAGATGCTGGAGCGGCTCAAGATCAAGAGCGAGTTCATCGACGGTCTTCGCGTCACCGACCGGGAGACGGTGGAGATCGTCGAGATGGTGCTGTCGGGGGCCATCAACAAGCAGATCGCCGCCGCCATTCACGATGCCGGCGGGCTGGCCATCGGGCTCTCGGGGAAGGATTGCCGGCTCATTCAGGCACGCAAGCTGCGCCGCACCAAGGTCGATCCCGACTCGAACATCGAGAAGATCCTCGACTTGGGCTTCGTCGGCGAGCCGACCGAGATCGATGCCGAAATCCTGCGCATCCTGGCGAAGTCCGGCATCATCCCGGTGATCGCGCCGATCGGGCTTGGACCCAAGGGCGAGACCTACAACATCAACGCCGACACGGTGGCCGGTGCGGTCGCCGGCGCCGTCGCCGCGACCCGGCTGTTGTTGCTGACCGACGTCGCCGGCGTGCTCGACAAGAACAAGCGCCTCATCTCCGAGCTGACCCTGAGCGAGGTGAAGGCGCTGATCGCCGACGGCACCATCTCCGGCGGCATGATCCCCAAGGTCGAGACCTGCGTGGCGGCGGTGGAGCGCGGCGTCGAAGGGGCGACCATTCTCGACGGCCGCGTGCTCCATGCACAGCTTCTGGAGATCTTCACCGAGCGCGGCGTCGGCACCATCATCCGCCGCGGTTAG
- a CDS encoding NnrU family protein yields the protein MSPEMNWLIVAVGFWLVLHLGLAGSPLRWVVARRIGEDGFRILFSALSAIGLVWLARTYGAASTHETFYGLRVVETWMLWVPALVMPVALFFFVGAVTMRNPTAVGAAGALAQPEPARGVLRITRHPMLWAFALWAGAHLLANGDLASSLFFASIILTAVAGMFSIDRKRARTGGADWQRFEAVTSILPFAAIRAGRNRLVASEIGWWRVALAAALWGVLVAIHGLVFETPALPV from the coding sequence ATGAGCCCGGAGATGAATTGGCTGATCGTGGCGGTCGGGTTCTGGCTCGTCCTCCATCTCGGCCTGGCCGGATCGCCCTTGCGCTGGGTCGTCGCCCGACGGATCGGCGAGGACGGGTTTCGCATCCTGTTCTCGGCGCTCTCCGCCATCGGCCTCGTTTGGCTGGCGCGGACCTATGGCGCGGCCTCGACCCACGAAACCTTCTACGGGCTGCGTGTCGTCGAGACGTGGATGCTGTGGGTTCCGGCCCTGGTCATGCCGGTGGCGCTCTTCTTCTTCGTCGGTGCGGTGACCATGCGCAATCCAACGGCGGTCGGCGCCGCCGGCGCGCTCGCCCAACCGGAGCCGGCCAGGGGTGTGCTCCGCATCACCCGGCATCCCATGCTGTGGGCGTTCGCGCTCTGGGCCGGCGCCCATCTCCTGGCCAATGGCGATCTCGCCTCCAGCCTGTTCTTTGCCTCGATCATCCTCACCGCGGTCGCCGGCATGTTCAGCATCGATCGCAAGCGGGCGCGGACCGGCGGCGCCGACTGGCAACGCTTCGAGGCGGTCACCTCGATCCTGCCCTTCGCCGCGATCCGGGCCGGGCGCAACCGTCTGGTCGCCTCGGAGATCGGCTGGTGGCGCGTGGCCCTTGCCGCGGCGCTCTGGGGCGTTCTCGTCGCCATCCACGGCCTGGTCTTCGAGACGCCGGCGCTGCCGGTCTGA